From the genome of Streptacidiphilus rugosus AM-16, one region includes:
- a CDS encoding S41 family peptidase: MSPTRRALRLQLTLGLVFTAVCGVGVATGAWGSEGHPEPTAASRTGSGSSADVLGAGGGSAAVGDRWAADYTPEEFAAYSEELDGHYVGVGLWVVGSPQGQVRVSRALPKGPAGLADVRAGDRLLEVGGVPVTGMPVTEVVALLRGGAAGRVGSPVALLLQRGSEVRLVALRRAVLDEDDVRVDHPENGVTRISMDAFTAGVSEQVQAAVHQAQLHPAKDGRGILLDLRGNSGGLVSEAVATASAFLDGGKVALYQPEGGGPRQVLTAARGGDTATPLVVLVDGGTMSAAELVTGALRDRGRAVVVGRPTFGKGAVQQPQTLSDGMVQEHTVGNYLTPSGGSPDGQGVQPDVLVPPGANPQAAEDTALTVLDDLSGGNGQ, translated from the coding sequence ATGTCACCCACACGACGCGCACTCCGCCTCCAGCTCACGCTGGGGCTGGTGTTCACCGCGGTCTGCGGCGTGGGCGTCGCGACGGGCGCGTGGGGCAGCGAAGGCCATCCCGAGCCGACCGCCGCGTCGCGCACCGGAAGTGGGTCCAGCGCCGACGTCCTGGGCGCGGGAGGCGGCTCCGCCGCGGTCGGCGACCGCTGGGCGGCCGACTACACCCCTGAGGAGTTCGCCGCCTACTCCGAGGAGCTCGACGGCCACTACGTCGGCGTGGGCCTCTGGGTCGTCGGTTCGCCGCAGGGCCAGGTGCGGGTCAGCCGCGCCCTTCCCAAGGGACCGGCCGGGCTGGCGGACGTGCGCGCGGGGGACCGGCTGCTGGAGGTCGGCGGGGTACCGGTCACCGGGATGCCGGTCACCGAGGTCGTCGCCCTGCTGCGCGGCGGCGCCGCGGGCCGGGTGGGCTCGCCGGTGGCCCTGCTGCTCCAGCGCGGGTCGGAGGTCCGGCTGGTGGCGCTGCGGCGCGCCGTGCTCGACGAGGACGACGTACGGGTCGACCACCCGGAGAACGGGGTCACCCGGATCAGCATGGACGCCTTCACCGCCGGCGTCTCGGAGCAGGTGCAGGCCGCCGTGCACCAGGCGCAGTTGCATCCGGCCAAGGACGGCCGCGGCATCCTGCTGGACCTGCGCGGCAACTCCGGCGGCCTGGTCAGCGAGGCGGTCGCGACGGCCTCCGCCTTCCTCGACGGCGGCAAGGTCGCGCTCTACCAGCCCGAGGGCGGCGGACCCCGCCAGGTGCTCACGGCGGCGCGCGGCGGCGACACCGCCACGCCGTTGGTGGTGCTGGTCGACGGCGGCACGATGAGCGCGGCCGAACTCGTCACCGGTGCGCTGCGCGACCGTGGGCGCGCGGTCGTCGTCGGCCGCCCCACCTTCGGCAAGGGCGCGGTGCAGCAGCCGCAGACCCTCTCCGACGGCATGGTCCAGGAGCACACCGTCGGCAACTACCTGACGCCGTCCGGCGGCTCGCCCGACGGCCAGGGAGTCCAGCCGGACGTGCTGGTGCCGCCGGGGGCGAACCCGCAGGCGGCGGAGGACACGGCGCTGACGGTGCTGGACGACCTCTCCGGCGGGAACGGGCAGTAG
- the ftsX gene encoding permease-like cell division protein FtsX — translation MRAQFVMSEIWIGLRRNLTMTVAVIVSVALSLSLAGAAILLRVQVDQMKGYWGDKVQVSIYFCSKSDTKQAGTNPALKNCAAGVASQQQIDDAHAQLNKNSLVETVYTESPDQAASRFKQEFPDSPLLSYATADWFESSLRVKLKNPQQYQVVAAQMEGQPGVAKVDDQSAVLKPLFNLLNGAQVTALVIMGIMLGVTLLLIVNTVRVSAFSRKRETGIMRLVGASNYYVQMPFIAEAAFAAIVGAVLASGLLAVGKYVMIDQFLKKQITLINFIGWGPVFQIMPLLLVIGVVMSALAAFLTLRKYLRV, via the coding sequence ATGCGAGCCCAATTCGTCATGTCGGAGATCTGGATCGGTCTCCGCCGCAATCTGACGATGACCGTCGCCGTGATCGTGAGTGTGGCCCTGTCCCTCTCCCTGGCCGGCGCGGCCATTCTGCTGCGTGTGCAGGTCGACCAGATGAAGGGGTACTGGGGCGACAAGGTCCAGGTGTCGATCTACTTCTGCAGCAAGTCCGACACCAAGCAGGCCGGCACCAACCCGGCGCTCAAGAACTGCGCCGCGGGCGTCGCCTCGCAGCAGCAGATCGACGACGCCCACGCGCAGTTGAACAAGAACTCGCTGGTCGAGACGGTCTACACGGAGAGCCCCGACCAGGCGGCGTCCCGCTTCAAGCAGGAGTTCCCCGACTCCCCGCTGCTCAGCTACGCCACCGCCGACTGGTTCGAGTCCTCGCTGCGGGTCAAGCTCAAGAACCCGCAGCAGTACCAGGTCGTGGCCGCCCAGATGGAGGGCCAGCCCGGCGTCGCCAAGGTCGACGACCAGAGCGCCGTGCTCAAGCCGCTGTTCAACCTGCTCAACGGCGCCCAGGTGACGGCCCTCGTCATCATGGGCATCATGCTCGGCGTCACGCTGCTGCTGATCGTCAACACCGTCCGCGTCTCGGCCTTCAGCCGCAAACGTGAAACGGGGATCATGCGGCTGGTCGGAGCGTCCAACTACTACGTGCAGATGCCGTTCATCGCGGAAGCCGCCTTCGCGGCCATCGTCGGCGCCGTGCTCGCCTCCGGTCTGCTGGCCGTCGGCAAGTACGTGATGATCGATCAGTTCCTGAAGAAGCAGATCACCCTGATCAACTTCATAGGCTGGGGCCCGGTCTTCCAGATCATGCCGCTGCTGCTGGTCATCGGTGTGGTGATGTCCGCCCTGGCGGCCTTCCTCACGCTGCGGAAGTACCTCCGCGTCTGA
- the ftsE gene encoding cell division ATP-binding protein FtsE produces the protein MIRFDNVSKTYPKQNRPALDNVSLEIEKGEFVFLVGSSGSGKSTFLRLILREERPSTGEVHVLGKDLAKMSNWKVPHMRRQLGTVFQDFRLLPNKTVGQNVAFALEVIGKPRATINKVVPEVLELVGLAGKQDRMPGELSGGEQQRVAIARAFVNRPMLLIADEPTGNLDPQNSVGIMKLLDRINRTGTTVLMATHDQAIVDQMRKRVIELDQGHLVRDQSRGVYGYQH, from the coding sequence GTGATCAGATTCGACAACGTCTCCAAGACCTATCCGAAGCAGAACCGTCCGGCCCTGGACAACGTCTCGCTCGAGATCGAGAAGGGTGAGTTCGTCTTCCTGGTCGGCTCCTCCGGCTCGGGCAAGTCGACCTTCCTGCGCCTCATCCTGCGCGAGGAGCGGCCGAGCACCGGCGAGGTGCACGTGCTGGGCAAGGACCTGGCCAAAATGTCCAACTGGAAGGTCCCGCACATGCGGCGCCAGCTGGGCACGGTCTTCCAGGACTTCCGCCTTCTGCCCAACAAGACCGTCGGCCAGAACGTGGCCTTCGCCCTCGAGGTGATCGGCAAGCCGCGCGCCACGATCAACAAGGTCGTGCCCGAGGTCCTCGAACTCGTCGGCCTGGCCGGGAAGCAGGACCGGATGCCCGGTGAGCTCTCCGGTGGTGAGCAGCAGCGAGTCGCGATCGCGCGTGCGTTCGTGAACCGCCCGATGCTGCTGATCGCCGACGAGCCGACCGGAAACCTCGACCCCCAGAACTCCGTCGGCATCATGAAGCTGCTGGACCGCATCAACCGGACCGGCACCACGGTGCTGATGGCCACCCACGACCAGGCGATCGTCGACCAGATGCGCAAGCGCGTCATCGAGCTGGACCAGGGCCACCTGGTCCGCGACCAGTCCCGCGGCGTCTACGGCTACCAGCACTGA
- a CDS encoding LAETG motif-containing sortase-dependent surface protein, whose translation MTRGHRRKSSGIRVAGVALALAGAGLTIAGVANAATDKVVDGPNDNVTVVLGNDNGNGEGNGGDTATATDTPTDAGTPTATDTGTAAAAPAGGKSTATSTATATATDTGDSSDAGANATAGGEDSSTAAATMTQAPARTQLAETGSSSATPMILAGGFTFVLGGAVFRFGPRAAGSRRH comes from the coding sequence GTGACACGCGGACACCGGAGGAAGAGCAGCGGCATACGCGTCGCTGGCGTCGCACTCGCGCTGGCCGGAGCGGGACTGACGATCGCGGGCGTGGCCAACGCGGCGACGGACAAGGTCGTCGACGGTCCGAACGACAACGTCACGGTCGTGCTCGGCAACGACAACGGGAACGGCGAAGGGAACGGCGGCGACACCGCCACGGCGACGGACACGCCGACCGACGCGGGCACCCCGACGGCGACGGACACCGGCACCGCCGCGGCCGCGCCCGCGGGCGGAAAGTCGACGGCCACGTCGACCGCCACCGCGACGGCCACGGACACCGGCGACAGCTCCGACGCGGGGGCGAACGCCACCGCCGGAGGCGAGGACTCGTCCACCGCCGCCGCGACGATGACGCAGGCTCCCGCGCGCACGCAGCTCGCCGAGACGGGCAGCAGCAGCGCCACCCCGATGATCCTCGCCGGCGGCTTCACCTTCGTGCTGGGCGGAGCGGTCTTCCGTTTCGGTCCGCGCGCGGCGGGCAGCCGCAGGCACTGA
- the prfB gene encoding peptide chain release factor 2 has protein sequence MAAIDPSEELKSLESTMGSIEAVVDLDKLRADIAVFEEQAAAPDLWDDVDHAQKITSRLSYLQGELRKIETLRSRIEDLGVLFELAEAEGDADARAEAESELDSVRKSVQEMEVRTLLSGEYDAREALVNIRAEAGGIDAADFAEQLMRMYLRWAERHGYPTEVYDTSYAEEAGIKSATFSVKAPYAYGTLSVEQGTHRLVRISPFDNQGRRQTSFAGVEVLPVVESSDHVDIDEKELRIDVYRSSGPGGQGVNTTDSAVRITHLPTGIVVSCQNERSQIQNKASAMNVLQAKLLERRRQEERAAMDALKDGGSSWGNQMRSYVLHPYQMVKDLRTEYEVGNPQAVLDGDLDGFIEAGIRWRKEQEKAE, from the coding sequence GTGGCAGCCATTGATCCTTCCGAAGAACTCAAGTCCCTCGAATCGACCATGGGGTCGATCGAGGCAGTCGTCGACCTGGACAAGCTCCGCGCCGACATCGCGGTCTTCGAGGAGCAGGCCGCCGCACCGGACCTCTGGGACGACGTCGACCACGCCCAGAAGATCACCTCCAGGCTCTCCTACCTCCAGGGCGAGCTCCGCAAGATCGAGACCCTGCGCAGCAGGATCGAGGACCTCGGCGTCCTCTTCGAGCTCGCCGAGGCCGAGGGCGACGCCGACGCGCGCGCCGAGGCCGAGTCCGAGCTCGACTCGGTGCGCAAGTCCGTCCAGGAGATGGAGGTCCGCACCCTCCTCTCCGGCGAGTACGACGCCCGCGAGGCGCTGGTCAACATCCGCGCCGAGGCGGGCGGCATCGACGCCGCCGACTTCGCCGAGCAGCTGATGCGCATGTACCTGCGCTGGGCCGAGCGCCACGGCTACCCCACCGAGGTCTACGACACCTCCTACGCGGAGGAGGCCGGCATCAAGTCCGCGACCTTCTCCGTCAAGGCCCCCTACGCCTACGGCACCCTCTCCGTCGAGCAGGGCACGCACCGCCTGGTGCGCATCTCGCCCTTCGACAACCAGGGCCGTCGCCAGACCTCCTTCGCGGGCGTCGAGGTGCTGCCGGTCGTCGAGTCCAGCGACCACGTGGACATCGACGAGAAGGAGCTGCGCATCGACGTCTACCGCTCCTCCGGCCCCGGCGGCCAGGGCGTCAACACGACCGACTCCGCGGTGCGCATCACGCACCTGCCGACGGGCATCGTGGTCTCCTGCCAGAACGAGCGCTCGCAGATCCAGAACAAGGCCTCGGCGATGAACGTCCTCCAGGCCAAGCTGCTGGAGCGGCGCCGCCAGGAGGAGCGTGCCGCGATGGACGCGCTCAAGGACGGCGGGAGCTCCTGGGGCAACCAGATGCGCTCCTACGTGCTGCACCCGTACCAGATGGTCAAGGACCTGCGCACCGAGTACGAGGTGGGCAATCCGCAGGCGGTCCTGGACGGTGACCTGGACGGATTCATCGAGGCGGGCATCCGCTGGCGCAAGGAGCAGGAGAAGGCGGAGTAG